In Arcobacter sp. F2176, a single genomic region encodes these proteins:
- a CDS encoding paraquat-inducible protein A codes for MILISCKNCQKVYTKKDYNEFKCVRCGHTVRRRVKNTIQTSLALVITALLLFILAMIYPMMEITQFGTKEDSTIFQGVISFINYGDYFIAIVIFTASIIIPLVKLLVLLFIFVSLWIKTPFSNKTKLKLYYFIELIGKWSMIDIYVVAMLASTIQLDEVFNIKGGIAATAFACVVVLTMIAAHKFDTRIIWDERRKN; via the coding sequence ATGATTTTAATATCTTGTAAAAACTGCCAAAAAGTCTATACAAAAAAAGACTATAATGAATTCAAATGTGTTAGATGTGGTCATACAGTAAGAAGAAGAGTAAAAAACACAATACAGACTTCTTTAGCCTTAGTGATTACAGCACTATTACTTTTTATTTTAGCCATGATTTATCCGATGATGGAAATAACACAATTTGGCACAAAAGAGGATAGTACAATATTTCAAGGTGTTATTTCTTTTATTAATTATGGAGATTATTTTATTGCAATTGTTATTTTTACGGCAAGTATTATAATACCTTTAGTTAAACTTTTAGTACTGCTTTTTATATTTGTTTCACTGTGGATTAAAACACCATTTTCCAATAAAACAAAATTAAAGTTATATTATTTTATTGAATTAATTGGAAAGTGGTCTATGATAGATATTTATGTAGTTGCAATGTTAGCATCTACGATTCAACTTGATGAAGTATTTAATATAAAAGGTGGAATAGCAGCGACTGCCTTTGCTTGTGTTGTAGTTTTGACTATGATAGCTGCGCATAAATTTGATACAAGGATTATTTGGGATGAGCGAAGAAAAAATTGA
- a CDS encoding MlaD family protein, with product MSEEKIETLVYEPNQRENKSISFIWLLPLVVLGILAWIGYESYTKKGTNVSVIFKNAEDLKEGVTPLEYKGLVLGKVTKIEINDLNSVKVNILVNSDVAKYVATEGTSFWIKKPTISLTKVSGLGTLLSGNKIELYPKYKTLEEYENAKPQYNFTGLDTKPSLLEDSDGYYVNILSRGEDLIEVETPVFYNRFQIGEISSKEFKDGKVYLKAYIHEKYKYLINKSSQFVMNKALKVNFGPGGLNLEVSSLYSAIVGGITVETPIKDAQKIKQDKYYILSDDKKEFIERTHINLKLTDAKGIGINTLIMYKGVEVGKVDDLQLTQNNIIAKAYVYKKYDYLLSENSTFHIEETEVSLDGVKNLNSIVSGNYLTIDYKKGKPKDSFEIVNSSMEKVDNDLIITLKTQDLNSITKNSKLYFKNIPIGKVLDYSLSSDLKHVNISLLVKEKYKKLINNKSLFYDMSSKLLELKDLDLDINYTGIKPLIDGGIALVEVDRKAKYSKKSFKLYSSYKDVQTLKREYSHGSYLNTYFDNGFNLKVNQAISYKNQEIGFVKSIKFSEEKSKVKLFIYKKYVKYISKKSRFYKKDAIKVDASLGGVLFEVDNLSSLLYGSLELDNSSKTSFPRYEIYSSYDDMKNFSNTISILFDDVEGLRQQFSKLNYKGVDIGKVSNIILTPQNKVLVKVQVFKNYDKFSKEGTIFYLKKPKVSLNEVKNIGSTILPVDIGVIVSNKNNFKNSFTGYDSLEEIKQVDNGEIIRVASLFPTKLNVDAPIYYKNVQIGKINKINLSGDGSKTLIDCFISDKYKHLIRKNSTFHDISGFKLKFSIFTGTEIETNTFTSILKGGLLVVTPIKYGGMATVNDTFLLKKELNEDWEKINPSIK from the coding sequence ATGAGCGAAGAAAAAATTGAAACTTTAGTTTATGAACCAAATCAAAGGGAAAATAAGTCAATTTCATTTATCTGGCTTCTACCTCTTGTTGTTTTAGGTATTTTAGCTTGGATTGGCTATGAAAGTTATACTAAAAAAGGTACAAATGTAAGTGTGATTTTTAAAAATGCAGAAGACCTTAAAGAAGGAGTAACTCCTTTAGAATATAAAGGTTTGGTTCTTGGAAAAGTAACTAAAATAGAAATAAATGATTTAAATAGTGTCAAAGTAAATATTTTAGTAAATAGCGATGTTGCTAAATATGTTGCAACAGAAGGAACTAGCTTTTGGATAAAAAAACCTACTATATCCCTAACAAAAGTTTCAGGACTTGGTACTTTATTAAGTGGAAATAAAATAGAATTATATCCTAAATATAAGACCTTAGAAGAGTATGAAAATGCAAAACCTCAATATAATTTTACAGGTTTAGATACAAAACCTAGTTTATTAGAAGATAGTGATGGTTATTATGTAAATATTTTATCAAGAGGTGAAGATCTCATCGAGGTTGAAACACCAGTTTTTTATAATAGATTCCAAATAGGTGAAATTTCATCAAAAGAGTTTAAAGATGGCAAAGTTTATTTAAAAGCCTATATTCATGAAAAATACAAATATCTTATAAACAAAAGTTCTCAGTTTGTCATGAATAAGGCTTTAAAAGTAAATTTTGGACCAGGTGGCTTAAATTTAGAAGTAAGTTCCTTATACTCTGCTATTGTAGGTGGAATTACAGTTGAAACTCCAATAAAAGATGCTCAAAAAATAAAACAAGATAAATATTATATTTTAAGTGATGATAAAAAAGAGTTTATTGAAAGAACACATATAAATCTAAAACTTACAGATGCAAAAGGTATTGGAATAAATACTCTCATCATGTATAAAGGAGTAGAAGTAGGTAAAGTAGATGATTTACAACTTACCCAAAATAATATTATCGCAAAGGCTTATGTTTATAAAAAATATGATTATCTTCTAAGTGAAAATAGTACTTTTCATATAGAAGAAACAGAAGTTAGTTTGGATGGAGTGAAAAATTTAAATTCAATTGTTAGTGGAAATTATTTAACAATCGATTATAAAAAAGGAAAACCAAAAGACTCCTTTGAGATTGTAAATAGTAGTATGGAAAAAGTTGATAATGATTTAATCATTACTTTAAAAACGCAAGATTTAAATTCAATAACAAAAAATAGCAAATTGTATTTTAAAAATATTCCTATAGGAAAGGTTTTAGACTACTCTTTATCTAGTGATTTAAAGCATGTAAATATCTCACTTTTAGTAAAAGAAAAATATAAAAAACTAATAAATAATAAATCACTTTTTTATGATATGAGTTCAAAATTATTAGAGCTTAAAGATTTAGATTTAGATATAAACTATACTGGAATAAAGCCACTTATAGATGGAGGAATAGCACTTGTAGAAGTTGATAGAAAAGCAAAATACTCTAAAAAAAGTTTTAAATTGTATAGTTCTTATAAAGATGTGCAAACTCTTAAAAGAGAGTATAGTCATGGTTCATACTTAAATACATACTTTGACAATGGTTTTAATTTAAAAGTAAATCAAGCAATAAGTTATAAAAACCAAGAGATAGGTTTTGTAAAATCAATAAAATTTAGTGAAGAAAAATCAAAAGTAAAACTTTTTATTTATAAAAAGTATGTGAAATATATAAGTAAAAAAAGTAGATTTTATAAAAAAGATGCCATAAAAGTCGATGCATCCTTGGGTGGAGTTTTATTTGAAGTTGATAATTTATCTTCATTATTATATGGTTCTTTAGAACTTGATAATAGTTCAAAAACAAGCTTTCCAAGATATGAAATATATTCTTCTTATGATGATATGAAAAACTTTTCAAATACTATTTCTATCCTATTTGATGATGTAGAAGGATTAAGACAACAATTCTCAAAACTAAATTATAAAGGTGTAGATATAGGAAAAGTATCTAATATTATATTAACACCTCAAAACAAAGTTTTAGTAAAAGTTCAAGTATTTAAAAACTATGATAAGTTTTCAAAAGAAGGTACGATTTTTTATTTAAAAAAACCCAAAGTTAGTTTAAATGAAGTTAAAAATATAGGTTCAACAATTTTACCAGTTGATATTGGTGTTATTGTTAGTAATAAAAACAATTTTAAAAATAGTTTTACGGGTTATGATAGTTTAGAAGAAATAAAACAAGTTGATAATGGTGAGATAATAAGAGTCGCTTCTCTTTTCCCTACAAAACTTAATGTTGATGCTCCAATATATTACAAAAATGTACAAATAGGAAAAATAAATAAAATAAATCTTAGTGGTGATGGATCTAAAACTTTGATTGATTGTTTTATTTCCGATAAATATAAACATCTTATTCGAAAGAATTCTACTTTTCATGATATAAGTGGTTTTAAACTAAAATTCTCTATTTTTACAGGTACAGAGATTGAAACAAACACTTTCACCTCTATACTAAAAGGAGGGCTTTTAGTAGTGACACCTATAAAGTATGGGGGAATGGCTACAGTAAATGATACATTTTTATTAAAAAAAGAGTTAAATGAAGATTGGGAGAAGATAAATCCAAGTATAAAATAG
- a CDS encoding catalase: MKKIMTTTAGNPISDNQNTMTAGERGPVLMQDYQLIEKLAHQNRERIPERVVHAKGSGAFGELFITEDISKYTKAKVLQKGEKTRLLLRFSTVAGEKGAADAERDVRGFALKFYTKEGNWDLVGNNTPVFFIRDAYKFPDFIHTQKRHPQSNLRSNTAAWDFWSLSPESLHQVTILMSDRGLPKSYRHVNGYGSHTYSLINAQGERFWVKFHFKTKQGIETITNKEAEAIVAKDRESNQRDLFENIEKGNFPKWSFEIQIMTDEDAKYCSFNPFDLTKVWPHSDYPMIKVGEMTLNENPKNYFNEIEQASFSPSNIVPGISFSPDKMLQARIFSYADAHRYRVGTHYEMLPVNRPIVDVNTYHADGSMNYEVKEATDAYYEPNSFNGPVEDKSFAEPAFSTGDSADRYDHRIGNDDFTQVTALFNLMSDNQKEQLFNNIADAMDGVPSEIVNRQLALFEKVHSDYSAGVKKALGI; encoded by the coding sequence ATGAAAAAAATAATGACTACAACAGCTGGAAATCCAATTTCGGATAATCAAAACACAATGACTGCAGGAGAAAGAGGTCCTGTTCTTATGCAAGATTATCAGTTAATAGAAAAACTTGCCCATCAAAATAGAGAAAGAATTCCTGAAAGGGTTGTTCATGCAAAAGGAAGCGGTGCTTTTGGTGAACTATTTATTACAGAAGATATTTCTAAATATACAAAAGCAAAAGTTTTACAAAAGGGTGAAAAAACTAGATTATTATTGAGATTTTCAACAGTTGCTGGAGAAAAAGGAGCAGCTGATGCGGAAAGAGATGTAAGGGGTTTTGCTTTAAAATTTTATACAAAAGAGGGGAATTGGGATTTAGTAGGAAATAATACGCCTGTATTTTTTATCCGAGATGCTTATAAATTCCCTGATTTTATCCACACTCAAAAAAGACATCCCCAATCAAATCTGAGAAGTAATACAGCAGCTTGGGACTTCTGGTCACTTAGTCCTGAGAGTTTACACCAAGTAACTATTTTGATGTCTGATAGGGGATTGCCAAAATCATATAGACATGTAAATGGGTATGGTTCTCATACCTATAGTTTAATCAATGCTCAAGGTGAAAGATTTTGGGTGAAATTTCACTTCAAAACAAAACAAGGTATTGAGACAATTACAAACAAAGAAGCAGAAGCAATAGTTGCAAAAGATAGAGAATCAAACCAAAGAGATCTTTTTGAAAATATTGAAAAAGGTAATTTTCCAAAATGGAGTTTTGAGATTCAAATTATGACAGATGAAGATGCAAAATATTGTTCATTTAATCCATTTGATTTAACAAAAGTTTGGCCACATAGTGATTATCCTATGATAAAAGTAGGAGAAATGACACTAAATGAAAATCCAAAAAACTATTTCAATGAGATAGAACAAGCCTCTTTTTCACCATCAAATATTGTTCCAGGTATTAGCTTCTCTCCTGATAAGATGTTACAAGCTAGAATCTTCTCTTATGCTGATGCACATAGATATAGAGTAGGAACTCACTATGAAATGTTACCAGTAAACAGACCAATAGTAGATGTAAATACTTACCATGCAGATGGAAGTATGAATTATGAAGTAAAAGAAGCAACAGATGCATACTATGAACCAAATAGTTTTAATGGACCAGTTGAAGATAAATCATTTGCAGAACCAGCATTTAGTACAGGTGATAGTGCTGATAGATATGACCATAGAATAGGAAATGATGACTTTACACAAGTAACTGCACTTTTTAATTTGATGAGTGATAATCAAAAAGAGCAATTATTTAATAATATCGCAGATGCTATGGATGGAGTTCCAAGTGAGATTGTAAATAGACAACTTGCACTTTTTGAAAAAGTACATTCTGATTATAGTGCAGGGGTTAAAAAAGCCTTAGGAATCTAA
- a CDS encoding ankyrin repeat domain-containing protein: protein MEVSPEEQKRYEELQVMALDFARRGHTEDLKAMLDVGMPINLCDHKGNTLLMLASYNGNLGTTRMLIDLGAEVDKKNDRGQTPLAGVCFKGYLEIVKELVKSGANIYENNGMGTTPIMFASMFGNYEIVKYLNSQNSNFKSKIYLAVSKLFSLLKGLFKK from the coding sequence ATGGAAGTATCACCGGAAGAACAAAAAAGGTATGAAGAACTTCAAGTTATGGCATTAGATTTTGCTAGACGTGGGCATACAGAAGACTTAAAAGCTATGCTTGATGTTGGTATGCCTATAAACTTGTGCGACCACAAAGGTAATACCTTACTTATGTTGGCTTCATATAATGGAAATCTAGGAACAACTAGGATGTTGATAGATTTAGGAGCTGAAGTTGATAAAAAAAATGATAGAGGACAAACACCACTTGCAGGTGTTTGTTTTAAAGGGTATTTAGAAATAGTAAAAGAGTTAGTAAAATCTGGAGCAAATATTTATGAAAATAATGGAATGGGAACAACACCTATTATGTTTGCCTCAATGTTTGGGAATTACGAGATTGTAAAGTATTTAAATTCTCAAAATAGTAATTTCAAATCTAAAATTTATTTAGCTGTTTCAAAACTGTTCTCTTTACTAAAAGGGTTATTTAAAAAATAA
- the ciaB gene encoding invasion protein CiaB: MNEQFLKDSKKIYEYLNAQKNDVNKLVSALENNKYEQLTIIDDFAKKLNLDMSDDLRYALVTRLVNLRDDSLVQVLKKLGFDEKEVIELQEKAYLFVKEFWHNKHKKMLDYIKDNNFLTPFYQAIFQGVYDVGVKMSAWQSSWTAHIINGINKELLSKFNGDEEKVFDYLESNSLFDLGHNSITADRSYSALVKKGDGYESQAYIKAFKKQATEVVNALEEFEESLLEYEDDIFGHKWDYILYIQSLILAFSEDKENSLVEKWANVDRAWMKIKSPIQIGHPLEYYEDHFRKAVALEWDIRFTNPEFAQNDHRVNKIKSAFANIFSTFEENSSYKNIYNFSLKSLDKVQLYIGRPAIFFGAELNGLFSAQVVPNDEIVSKEEGKKIFAFADEILQTSRAKPFLRLSAEIFGNEFLSEDRKFLFNETASWHQVYDITTIGHEYGHILWCDDETESVMNKTGNFKNIEEFKATTGGLISFFLDQNNDEKHLQRQVLIDSVKRAVGLIGWMEVDEVQPYYCEGLIHLNGLFDSQVLSWENEKLSIDLSDEKFEKLKTWYIKTYTDLAKHYLDKKDATQFLNQFAKKDGKYFMPINKKINDFVKHYFARYKEIGQELDTSDKKSNYIK; the protein is encoded by the coding sequence ATGAATGAACAATTTTTAAAAGATTCAAAAAAAATCTATGAATATTTAAATGCTCAAAAAAATGATGTGAATAAATTAGTATCAGCATTAGAAAATAATAAATATGAACAATTAACCATAATAGATGATTTTGCAAAAAAATTAAATTTAGATATGAGCGATGATTTAAGATATGCCCTAGTTACTAGATTAGTAAACCTAAGAGATGATTCACTTGTTCAAGTGTTAAAAAAGCTTGGATTTGATGAAAAAGAAGTTATAGAGTTACAAGAGAAAGCATACCTTTTTGTAAAAGAGTTTTGGCATAACAAACATAAAAAAATGCTTGATTATATAAAAGACAATAATTTTTTAACTCCATTTTATCAAGCTATATTTCAAGGTGTATATGATGTGGGAGTTAAAATGTCTGCATGGCAAAGCTCTTGGACAGCACATATTATCAATGGTATCAATAAAGAGTTACTATCAAAATTTAACGGTGATGAAGAAAAAGTTTTTGATTATCTAGAGAGTAACTCTTTGTTTGATTTAGGACACAACTCTATTACAGCAGATAGATCATATTCTGCATTGGTTAAAAAAGGTGATGGTTATGAGAGTCAAGCTTATATAAAAGCTTTTAAAAAACAAGCAACAGAAGTGGTAAATGCCCTTGAAGAGTTTGAAGAGAGTTTATTAGAATATGAAGATGATATCTTTGGTCACAAATGGGATTATATTTTATATATCCAATCACTTATCTTAGCTTTTTCAGAAGACAAAGAGAACTCACTAGTAGAAAAATGGGCAAATGTAGATAGAGCATGGATGAAAATAAAATCACCAATTCAAATAGGACATCCACTTGAATACTACGAAGATCACTTTAGAAAAGCGGTTGCATTAGAGTGGGATATAAGATTTACAAACCCAGAATTTGCACAAAATGACCACAGAGTAAATAAAATAAAATCAGCTTTTGCAAATATATTTTCTACATTTGAAGAAAACTCTTCTTATAAAAACATTTATAACTTTTCTCTAAAATCATTAGATAAGGTTCAACTATATATTGGTCGACCAGCGATATTCTTTGGAGCAGAATTAAATGGACTTTTTTCAGCTCAAGTTGTACCAAATGATGAAATAGTCTCAAAAGAAGAAGGTAAAAAAATCTTTGCTTTTGCAGATGAGATTTTACAAACTAGTCGTGCTAAACCATTTTTGAGACTTAGTGCTGAAATATTTGGAAATGAATTTTTAAGTGAAGATAGAAAATTTTTATTTAATGAAACAGCATCTTGGCACCAAGTTTATGACATCACAACCATTGGACATGAGTATGGACATATTTTATGGTGCGATGATGAAACAGAATCAGTCATGAATAAAACAGGTAACTTTAAAAATATAGAAGAATTCAAAGCTACAACTGGTGGACTTATCTCATTTTTCTTAGATCAAAATAATGATGAAAAGCATCTTCAAAGACAAGTTTTAATTGATAGTGTTAAAAGAGCTGTTGGGCTTATAGGTTGGATGGAAGTTGATGAAGTACAACCATACTATTGTGAAGGATTGATTCACCTAAATGGTCTTTTTGATTCGCAAGTTCTATCTTGGGAAAATGAAAAACTAAGTATTGATTTAAGTGATGAAAAATTTGAGAAACTAAAAACGTGGTATATCAAAACTTATACAGACTTAGCAAAACACTATTTGGATAAAAAAGATGCAACACAATTTTTAAATCAATTTGCTAAAAAAGATGGAAAATACTTTATGCCAATAAATAAAAAAATAAATGATTTTGTAAAACACTATTTTGCAAGATATAAAGAAATTGGTCAAGAATTAGATACAAGCGACAAAAAAAGCAACTACATAAAATAA
- a CDS encoding filamentous hemagglutinin N-terminal domain-containing protein produces MVFICSRFRVLKGVKINLIITLFFNSTTLTFAAPTGGVVTSGSANINQNGTVTNINQTSNKATINWQNFSIKANETVNFNQPNSSSITLNRVIGNEKSIINGALNANGQVWILNSNGVLFGKNASINTSGLLATTAKLSDKDFNAGNYNFKNATTNSIINQGTIEVINNGSVILASNEVVNEGIIKAIKGSVHLVGTDSYSINLNGNSLVNLKVDKGVLDAMVSNSGTIIANGGKIYLTTNAVDELLKGVVNNTGIIEANSIDDITGYVELFAHGGEALVDGTITAKGGFIETSGNKIKFSDTLALNAGKGGTWLIDPNNIKIVSDAIAEVNVDSSGAPVYTSSNDSTILRASTIETQLNNGTNVIVETGEAGTNLEDGDIFLTTSINKTSGADATLTLKAHRNIVFADSYTSLSSYGSISSSSNKLNVVLWSDSDGNNDGSVWIPKNSSISTNGGNVWIGGGTGSTTLNGLTIGDSYAVGSSFFSDEGKAIARGASINGNINANGSTSGGDIFIKGLASQSSYYSSARGVSITGSVTTNHKGNITIEGTAKGASDAVAIGDTALTNGSGILRVEEGTISINGHSNKSNNSSDSIYLNNGSYIESTGTGTLIIDGNDDEISADSTSYIKIANLLLKNGFTTTLTNSNNDIKTLAATGMTSLTYSDSNDITIGTVNGVTGITASGDVNLYSASDIFVYAPISNGSNVLKLNATGDVYYISDKSENNEPKNTDNSYLINANSYYTIKDFQKFDNINNKSISSADNLVDLPNIKENSISTQLSSLNEILGKNTTEKNINPSNPIIKSSENLTKQSTNSSKQSESSSKNEKEQKRNSIEQNTNFSSIVENSNENSEEQETDSSASSENLSEETTNSTSTSESSNHDSTEEDTIHLGEAQIEIDVDENGKIVYSKSQIEVKVKNNGKLIFSNNSKDILETVGLSIKDGSLVNDKIEIVLIDKKTTSKYSATLLDGSSLPEYLIFNPKTGKINGVLPKDIRKLGLNIKAMDKDKTIRILSLKIKF; encoded by the coding sequence TTGGTTTTTATTTGTTCACGTTTTAGGGTTCTAAAAGGTGTTAAAATCAATTTAATCATTACTTTATTTTTTAATTCTACTACCTTGACTTTTGCTGCACCAACAGGAGGTGTTGTTACTTCAGGGTCTGCAAATATTAATCAAAATGGAACTGTAACAAATATCAATCAAACCTCTAACAAAGCAACTATAAATTGGCAAAATTTTTCTATTAAAGCAAATGAAACAGTTAATTTCAATCAACCAAACTCTAGTTCTATTACACTAAATAGGGTTATTGGAAATGAAAAATCTATCATAAATGGAGCCTTAAATGCAAATGGACAAGTTTGGATACTAAATTCAAATGGTGTTTTATTTGGTAAAAATGCAAGTATTAACACAAGTGGATTATTAGCTACAACTGCAAAACTTTCTGATAAAGATTTTAATGCAGGAAATTATAATTTCAAAAATGCAACAACAAACTCAATAATAAATCAAGGAACAATTGAAGTAATAAACAATGGCTCAGTGATACTAGCTTCAAATGAAGTTGTAAATGAAGGAATAATTAAAGCTATTAAAGGAAGTGTTCATTTAGTTGGAACTGACTCTTATTCAATTAATTTAAATGGAAACTCATTAGTTAATCTTAAAGTAGATAAAGGTGTACTTGATGCAATGGTTTCAAACTCAGGAACCATTATTGCAAATGGTGGAAAAATTTATCTAACTACAAATGCTGTTGATGAATTATTAAAAGGAGTTGTAAACAATACAGGTATTATTGAGGCAAATAGTATTGATGATATAACTGGATATGTTGAGTTGTTTGCCCATGGTGGAGAAGCTTTAGTTGATGGAACTATAACTGCAAAAGGTGGTTTTATTGAAACTTCTGGTAATAAAATCAAATTTTCAGATACTCTTGCCCTAAACGCAGGGAAAGGTGGTACTTGGCTTATTGATCCCAATAATATAAAAATTGTATCTGATGCAATAGCAGAAGTAAATGTAGACTCATCAGGGGCACCAGTATATACATCTTCAAATGATTCAACAATTTTGCGTGCATCTACTATTGAAACTCAACTAAATAATGGAACTAATGTGATTGTTGAAACAGGTGAAGCTGGAACAAATTTAGAAGATGGAGATATCTTTCTGACAACAAGTATCAATAAAACTTCAGGTGCAGATGCAACTTTAACTTTAAAGGCACATAGAAATATAGTATTTGCAGATAGTTATACTAGTTTAAGTTCATATGGTAGTATCTCAAGTAGTAGTAATAAATTAAATGTAGTTTTATGGTCAGATAGTGATGGAAACAATGATGGTTCAGTTTGGATACCTAAGAATTCAAGTATATCAACAAATGGAGGGAATGTTTGGATAGGAGGAGGGACTGGTTCTACAACTTTGAATGGACTAACAATAGGAGACTCTTATGCAGTTGGTAGTAGTTTTTTTTCAGATGAAGGAAAAGCAATAGCAAGAGGTGCTTCAATAAATGGTAATATAAATGCAAATGGTTCAACTTCAGGTGGTGATATTTTTATAAAAGGTCTTGCTAGTCAATCAAGTTATTATAGTAGTGCTAGAGGAGTTTCTATAACAGGCTCAGTGACAACAAACCATAAAGGAAATATTACAATAGAAGGAACTGCAAAAGGTGCTTCTGATGCTGTAGCTATTGGAGATACTGCTTTAACTAATGGATCGGGTATTTTAAGAGTTGAAGAAGGAACTATTTCTATAAATGGACATTCAAACAAAAGTAATAATTCAAGTGATTCTATTTATTTGAACAATGGGTCTTATATAGAAAGTACGGGAACCGGAACACTTATAATAGATGGAAATGATGATGAAATATCTGCTGATTCTACTTCATATATTAAAATTGCTAACTTATTGTTAAAAAATGGTTTCACTACAACTTTAACTAATTCTAATAATGATATAAAAACACTAGCTGCTACAGGTATGACTTCTTTAACATATAGCGATTCAAATGATATTACAATAGGTACAGTAAATGGAGTTACTGGAATAACAGCTAGTGGTGATGTTAATCTTTATTCTGCTTCTGATATTTTTGTTTATGCACCTATTTCAAATGGTTCAAATGTTTTAAAGCTGAATGCTACAGGAGATGTATATTATATTTCAGATAAATCTGAAAATAATGAACCTAAAAATACAGATAATTCGTATTTAATTAATGCAAACAGTTATTATACAATTAAAGATTTTCAAAAATTTGATAATATAAATAATAAATCAATATCTTCAGCTGATAATTTAGTGGATTTACCTAATATTAAAGAAAATTCTATATCTACACAATTAAGTAGTTTAAATGAGATTTTGGGTAAAAATACAACAGAAAAAAATATTAATCCAAGTAACCCAATTATAAAATCAAGTGAAAACTTAACAAAACAAAGTACAAATTCAAGTAAGCAAAGTGAAAGTTCAAGTAAAAATGAAAAAGAACAAAAAAGAAATTCAATTGAGCAAAATACTAACTTTAGTAGTATAGTTGAAAATTCAAATGAGAATTCAGAAGAACAAGAAACAGATTCAAGTGCTTCATCTGAAAATTTAAGTGAAGAAACTACAAATTCAACTAGCACAAGTGAAAGTTCAAATCATGATTCAACAGAAGAAGATACAATTCATTTAGGTGAGGCACAAATAGAAATAGATGTTGATGAAAATGGAAAAATAGTATATAGCAAATCTCAAATTGAAGTAAAAGTTAAAAATAATGGAAAATTAATTTTCTCAAATAATTCAAAAGATATATTAGAAACAGTAGGACTATCTATTAAAGATGGATCATTAGTAAATGATAAAATAGAGATTGTCCTTATTGATAAAAAAACTACTTCTAAATATAGTGCAACTTTATTAGATGGTAGCTCTCTTCCTGAGTATTTAATATTTAATCCAAAAACAGGGAAAATTAATGGGGTTTTACCAAAAGATATTCGCAAACTTGGACTTAATATAAAAGCTATGGATAAAGATAAAACAATACGAATTTTAAGTTTGAAAATCAAGTTTTAA